The Desertifilum tharense IPPAS B-1220 genome includes a window with the following:
- the psaM gene encoding photosystem I reaction center subunit XII produces the protein MSLSDTQVFIALVVALIPGVMAFRLATELYK, from the coding sequence ATGTCTTTATCTGATACGCAGGTCTTTATTGCTCTGGTTGTTGCTCTGATTCCTGGCGTGATGGCGTTCCGTCTGGCAACTGAACTCTACAAGTAG
- the phoU gene encoding phosphate signaling complex protein PhoU, with the protein MTRAHFERQLRSLQRDVLRMGALVEKSFWLARQALFERDLEAAKQIALQDKQIDQFYRQIELDCVSTMALQAPVTQDLRLISALMQLIRDLERIGDYAKDLGEIAHRLFAYPPHPCMGQVQQMSDRCQAMLAMSLVALSDLDAETGLEVKVKDDAVDEDYETLYNLLANQSNIQGVVEPILLLVLVIRHLERMADHATNIGQRVAYIVTGQRH; encoded by the coding sequence GTGACCCGCGCTCATTTCGAGCGACAGTTGCGAAGCTTGCAGCGCGACGTATTGCGTATGGGGGCTTTGGTTGAAAAATCCTTTTGGCTAGCGCGTCAAGCGCTTTTTGAAAGAGATTTAGAAGCTGCCAAACAAATTGCCCTACAAGATAAGCAAATCGACCAGTTCTATCGGCAAATCGAATTAGACTGCGTTAGTACAATGGCCCTCCAAGCGCCAGTGACTCAGGATTTGCGCTTAATTAGCGCCCTGATGCAACTGATTCGCGACCTCGAACGTATTGGCGATTATGCCAAAGACCTGGGCGAAATTGCCCATCGCTTATTTGCCTATCCTCCTCATCCTTGTATGGGACAAGTTCAGCAGATGTCCGATCGCTGTCAGGCGATGTTAGCGATGAGTTTAGTTGCCCTATCGGATCTCGATGCCGAAACCGGGTTGGAGGTGAAAGTCAAAGACGATGCCGTTGATGAGGATTACGAAACGCTCTACAATCTGCTAGCCAATCAGAGCAATATTCAAGGCGTTGTTGAACCCATTTTGCTGCTGGTTTTGGTCATTCGCCACCTCGAACGGATGGCCGATCATGCCACCAATATTGGTCAGCGGGTTGCTTATATTGTTACGGGACAAAGACACTAG